A genomic segment from Polyangiaceae bacterium encodes:
- a CDS encoding ATP-binding cassette domain-containing protein, with translation MIEISDLTKRYDEHVVVDSVTLRVEKGETLVLLGGSGSGKTTTLKMVNRLVEPTSGRVVVAGQDVTCGPPHELRRRIGYVFQRLGLFPHFTVAENIGITPKLMGWDDARIRARVHTLLELVELDSALFASRRPHELSGGQAQRVAVARALAAEPPVLLFDEPFGALDPMTRERLQVSFCELRKKLGFTSMFVTHDMVEAMALGDRVAVMKDGKLLQVGTVHDLAANPADPYVEEIVLAPARQSSLIAEKLAGAVR, from the coding sequence ATGATAGAAATCTCGGACCTCACCAAGCGGTATGACGAGCACGTCGTCGTCGATTCCGTCACGCTTCGCGTAGAGAAGGGCGAAACATTGGTGCTCTTGGGGGGATCGGGGTCCGGAAAAACCACCACCCTCAAGATGGTCAATCGTCTCGTCGAACCGACATCGGGGCGAGTCGTCGTGGCAGGACAAGACGTGACCTGTGGACCGCCGCATGAATTGCGTCGTCGTATTGGCTACGTGTTTCAGCGTTTGGGCTTGTTCCCGCATTTCACCGTCGCTGAAAACATAGGTATCACTCCGAAGCTCATGGGGTGGGACGACGCGCGCATTCGCGCTCGCGTTCACACGCTACTCGAGCTCGTGGAGCTCGATTCGGCGCTTTTTGCATCACGCCGTCCGCACGAGCTTTCTGGCGGCCAGGCGCAACGCGTGGCTGTCGCCCGAGCGCTCGCGGCCGAGCCGCCGGTGCTGCTTTTCGACGAACCCTTTGGGGCGCTCGATCCGATGACGCGCGAGCGGCTTCAGGTTTCGTTTTGCGAATTGCGCAAGAAACTTGGTTTTACGTCGATGTTCGTTACTCACGATATGGTCGAAGCCATGGCGCTCGGGGATCGCGTGGCGGTGATGAAGGACGGCAAGCTTCTTCAAGTGGGAACGGTGCACGATCTTGCGGCAAACCCTGCGGATCCTTATGTCGAAGAAATCGTTCTCGCGCCGGCTAGGCAATCGTCGTTGATTGCGGAAAAGCTTGCAGGAGCCGTCCGATGA
- a CDS encoding methyltransferase domain-containing protein — translation MIAYEGPNAEQIRYWNEVMGPQWAAIDTTLSAQIRPHGLRALERLALALGERVIDIGCGGGETTAEIARRVGPGGRAVGIDISEPLAARARTSTAEFGHAEIRIADAQITSFEPQAFDALFSRFGVMFFANPEAAFSNLLSALRPGGRMAFVCWRDLSENPWMVLPAMAVAKHLPIKRPEPNAPGPFAFADCERVRGILERAGFVNVNREKVDEPMQIAAGESLDGAVALLMRIGLAGAALRDAKAGPELVDAVRVSIREAIAPFENGAGVVIPSASWVVTAERRE, via the coding sequence GTGATTGCATACGAAGGACCGAACGCCGAGCAAATTCGTTATTGGAATGAAGTCATGGGGCCGCAGTGGGCCGCGATTGATACGACCTTGTCCGCACAAATTCGTCCCCATGGCCTCCGGGCGCTCGAACGCCTGGCGCTCGCTTTGGGCGAGCGCGTGATCGATATCGGCTGTGGGGGCGGGGAAACCACCGCCGAAATTGCGCGTCGAGTTGGTCCGGGCGGGCGCGCCGTCGGCATTGATATTTCCGAACCGCTCGCGGCACGTGCGCGAACTTCGACCGCCGAATTCGGACACGCCGAAATTCGCATTGCCGATGCGCAAATCACGTCGTTCGAGCCGCAAGCGTTCGATGCTTTGTTTTCGCGGTTCGGCGTCATGTTTTTTGCCAATCCAGAAGCGGCTTTTTCCAATTTGCTCAGCGCATTGCGACCTGGTGGGCGCATGGCATTCGTCTGTTGGAGGGACCTTTCGGAAAACCCTTGGATGGTCTTGCCCGCGATGGCCGTTGCCAAACATCTCCCCATCAAGCGTCCCGAGCCCAATGCACCTGGGCCTTTTGCATTTGCGGATTGTGAACGCGTTCGGGGCATTCTCGAACGAGCCGGTTTTGTCAACGTGAATCGAGAAAAAGTGGACGAGCCCATGCAAATCGCGGCTGGTGAATCGCTCGATGGCGCCGTTGCGCTTCTCATGCGTATCGGCCTCGCCGGCGCAGCGCTTCGTGATGCCAAAGCCGGCCCCGAGCTCGTCGATGCCGTTCGTGTTTCCATTCGCGAAGCCATTGCGCCATTCGAGAATGGGGCCGGTGTCGTCATTCCGTCGGCATCCTGGGTGGTGACGGCAGAGCGCAGGGAATGA
- a CDS encoding proprotein convertase P-domain-containing protein — protein sequence MRRAFDFTLVALLGLSFQVAACAEGSTLQPANGGEGGNGGTGNEGGGGSGGNVGGGGGGGSGCTEEVCDGMDNDCDGMADEDCECLSGQTQFCYSGPPNTANVGSCKTGMQTCDGATNTFGACVGDVLPGTEICNGLDEDCNGVVDDGIPEKTCGIGACANVVPGCVAGAPGMCVPLQPSPEICDGIDNDCDQLTDETYPENGQGCDTGQPGVCAAGTSQCVMGALTCAQMTMPSTEQCDGLDNDCNGMVDDNLMGLGSACSTGQVGVCSMGSLACQGGVIDCFPNVPASSEVCDGLDNDCDGTTDEGNPGGGGSCNTGLMGACAQGTNNCVGGMLVCQPNSQGQSETCNGTDDNCNGQVDEGNPGSGQVCSCGGTSNCTNGQIACTGCTKEVHCNNGLNDDGDGQTDCQDSDCALGCVASVGPCAAGETLLVLASTNVPKAIPDFSSTDSTVVFSETATVKRVVLQVNVTHTWISDVSISLTSPSGTTLNMTSGNGGSGTAYNNTIFHSGCATLISSGSSPFNGCYGPEQALTGFNNQPLKGTWALTLADEAFFDTGTLNSWTLAMCVQ from the coding sequence ATGCGGCGAGCATTCGACTTCACCTTGGTTGCCCTATTGGGGCTGTCGTTTCAGGTCGCAGCATGTGCTGAAGGCTCGACGTTGCAGCCCGCCAATGGGGGTGAAGGAGGCAACGGGGGTACGGGCAACGAGGGCGGAGGAGGCAGCGGGGGCAACGTGGGAGGAGGCGGCGGGGGGGGCAGTGGGTGTACGGAGGAAGTGTGCGACGGGATGGACAACGACTGTGACGGAATGGCGGATGAAGATTGCGAGTGTCTTTCGGGTCAGACGCAATTTTGTTACTCGGGTCCTCCGAATACGGCGAACGTCGGGTCTTGCAAAACCGGAATGCAGACGTGCGACGGGGCAACGAATACCTTTGGCGCGTGCGTGGGCGACGTGCTTCCGGGCACGGAAATTTGTAATGGTCTGGATGAAGACTGCAATGGCGTCGTGGACGACGGCATTCCGGAGAAAACGTGTGGTATTGGTGCGTGTGCGAACGTCGTTCCTGGATGTGTGGCCGGCGCACCTGGCATGTGCGTGCCTCTGCAGCCCTCGCCGGAGATATGCGATGGCATCGACAATGATTGCGATCAATTGACGGACGAAACGTATCCTGAAAATGGGCAAGGTTGCGACACGGGGCAACCGGGCGTATGTGCTGCTGGAACGAGCCAGTGCGTCATGGGTGCGCTGACGTGCGCACAAATGACGATGCCGAGCACAGAGCAATGCGACGGGCTCGACAACGATTGCAATGGAATGGTGGACGACAATCTCATGGGGCTCGGCTCGGCCTGTTCGACGGGACAGGTTGGGGTCTGTTCGATGGGAAGCCTTGCGTGTCAAGGTGGCGTCATCGATTGTTTTCCGAATGTGCCTGCATCATCCGAAGTATGCGACGGGCTCGACAATGATTGCGATGGCACGACCGACGAAGGCAATCCTGGTGGAGGCGGGTCGTGCAATACGGGGCTCATGGGCGCTTGTGCTCAAGGCACGAATAATTGCGTGGGGGGCATGCTCGTTTGTCAGCCCAATTCACAAGGGCAGAGCGAAACATGCAATGGTACCGATGACAATTGCAATGGGCAGGTCGACGAGGGCAATCCGGGATCGGGGCAAGTGTGCTCTTGTGGAGGAACGTCGAATTGCACGAATGGTCAAATCGCTTGTACGGGGTGCACCAAGGAGGTCCATTGCAACAATGGGCTCAATGACGACGGAGACGGCCAGACCGACTGCCAGGATTCGGATTGCGCGCTTGGTTGCGTGGCGAGTGTTGGGCCCTGCGCAGCCGGCGAAACGCTGCTCGTCCTCGCGTCGACCAACGTGCCCAAAGCCATTCCGGATTTTTCCAGCACGGATAGCACAGTCGTTTTCTCCGAAACGGCGACGGTCAAGCGCGTGGTGCTGCAAGTCAACGTGACGCACACGTGGATATCGGATGTATCGATATCGTTGACGTCACCGAGCGGCACGACGCTGAACATGACGAGCGGCAATGGCGGGTCGGGAACCGCTTACAACAACACGATTTTTCACAGCGGTTGTGCGACGTTGATCTCGTCGGGCTCGTCGCCTTTCAATGGGTGTTATGGACCCGAACAGGCACTCACGGGATTCAACAATCAGCCGCTCAAGGGCACGTGGGCACTGACTCTGGCGGACGAAGCTTTCTTCGACACCGGTACGCTGAATTCGTGGACGCTGGCGATGTGCGTGCAGTAG
- the selB gene encoding selenocysteine-specific translation elongation factor has protein sequence MRRFVLGTAGHVDHGKTTLVRALTGIDTDRLPEEKRRGITIELGFAPWHLDESIDVSIIDVPGHRRFVHTMIAGAVGMELVLLVVAADEGVMPQTREHIAACELLGIRRAIVVVTKMDRVGEELAQLAGDEAVELLSGRMQTDVVLCSARTGEGLDNVRAMVKRALLELPPPAAAPRARLSVDRVFSVRGAGTVVTGTLVAGQIAAGAPLFVVGTGRAGQRSAEGEVHKTAARGLHVHDKPVNLAEAPTRLALNIAGLPLESVHRGDLVTDDATALPTRRLDVSLRAVAPVRHGMTISVYVGTARSSGKLDILGDPLEDGRYLARLRLADALAVVGGDRFVIRGSDIDGPSGAVLGGGIVLDARPPRKRPRGLRRAVLENLVEAREPQDVMRALANESSPHPFPRHELPSRFSMSAVDLERAGDKLGDKGELVRVKKYGFMLRTALIELAAKARVWVVEHHRKAPLDRGMVKETLRTRLSDIAGAEAADEIIKMAASSSSTVAGEPLVIDGDIVRSPSAAAAPARSGAEGPVGRALDALEKAGLKGLTEFMVKEATGAVPKEVKAILAKLVREGQSIHAGELWFFRKDIDGLRDKVKAHLEKQGRMTIADFKDLSGLGRRQAIPLLELFDREGVTKREADDSRVAGK, from the coding sequence GTGCGCCGCTTCGTTCTCGGCACTGCCGGCCATGTCGACCATGGAAAAACCACCCTCGTCCGAGCGCTCACGGGCATCGACACCGATCGTCTCCCTGAAGAAAAGCGCCGTGGCATCACCATCGAACTAGGCTTCGCCCCCTGGCATCTCGACGAATCCATCGACGTCAGCATCATCGACGTGCCCGGTCATCGCCGCTTCGTGCACACGATGATCGCGGGCGCCGTCGGCATGGAGCTCGTCTTGCTCGTCGTTGCAGCCGACGAAGGCGTCATGCCCCAGACGCGCGAACACATCGCGGCGTGCGAGCTGCTCGGAATTCGCCGGGCCATCGTCGTCGTCACCAAAATGGATCGCGTCGGCGAAGAGCTCGCGCAGCTTGCGGGTGACGAAGCCGTCGAGCTGCTCTCGGGGCGCATGCAAACCGATGTCGTTCTTTGCTCTGCACGCACCGGCGAAGGCCTCGACAACGTTCGCGCGATGGTCAAGCGCGCGCTGCTCGAGCTTCCGCCTCCTGCCGCCGCGCCTCGAGCTCGTCTCAGCGTGGACCGCGTGTTTTCCGTTCGAGGTGCCGGCACGGTCGTCACGGGCACTCTCGTTGCCGGGCAGATCGCTGCAGGCGCGCCGCTCTTCGTCGTCGGTACGGGCCGAGCTGGCCAGCGTAGCGCCGAAGGCGAAGTGCACAAAACTGCGGCGCGCGGCCTTCACGTACACGACAAACCCGTCAACCTTGCCGAAGCCCCAACGCGCCTTGCATTGAATATCGCAGGACTGCCACTGGAATCGGTACATCGCGGCGATCTCGTCACGGATGATGCGACGGCCTTGCCCACGAGGCGCCTCGATGTTTCATTGCGTGCCGTTGCCCCCGTTCGTCATGGCATGACCATTTCTGTTTATGTCGGTACCGCGCGCTCTTCTGGGAAACTCGATATTCTGGGTGATCCGCTCGAAGATGGGCGGTATCTCGCACGACTTCGATTGGCCGATGCATTGGCGGTCGTTGGAGGCGATCGGTTCGTCATTCGAGGTTCCGATATCGATGGTCCGTCAGGTGCTGTCTTGGGTGGAGGAATCGTTCTCGATGCGCGACCTCCGCGTAAGCGTCCTCGAGGGCTGCGGCGAGCGGTTTTGGAGAATTTGGTAGAGGCCCGTGAACCGCAGGACGTGATGCGTGCATTGGCAAATGAATCGTCGCCGCATCCGTTTCCACGCCATGAATTGCCGTCGCGCTTTTCGATGTCCGCCGTCGATCTCGAACGGGCAGGAGACAAGCTCGGGGACAAGGGCGAGCTCGTTCGAGTGAAAAAATACGGATTCATGTTGCGCACGGCGCTCATTGAACTGGCGGCGAAAGCACGCGTGTGGGTCGTGGAGCATCATCGCAAGGCGCCGCTCGATCGAGGCATGGTGAAGGAAACGTTGCGCACGCGACTTTCGGATATTGCGGGAGCCGAAGCGGCGGACGAAATCATTAAAATGGCGGCTTCGTCGAGCAGCACGGTGGCGGGAGAACCACTCGTGATTGATGGCGATATCGTGCGGTCGCCGTCGGCGGCGGCAGCTCCGGCACGTAGTGGTGCCGAAGGACCCGTGGGCCGAGCACTCGATGCGCTCGAAAAAGCCGGCTTGAAGGGTTTGACCGAGTTCATGGTGAAAGAAGCAACGGGAGCCGTGCCCAAAGAAGTCAAGGCCATCCTGGCGAAACTCGTTCGAGAAGGACAATCCATTCACGCAGGAGAGCTTTGGTTTTTCCGGAAAGACATTGATGGTTTGCGTGACAAAGTAAAAGCGCACCTCGAGAAGCAAGGGCGGATGACCATAGCGGATTTCAAGGATTTGTCGGGCCTTGGTCGGCGCCAGGCAATTCCGCTGCTCGAACTATTCGATCGGGAAGGCGTGACGAAGCGCGAAGCGGACGATAGTCGCGTCGCGGGGAAGTGA
- a CDS encoding superoxide dismutase — protein MAWTPAKYVAKDYSSLKDLQGITNDQVAVHLTLYNGYVTRSNKLNETLASMVADGKASSFEYNELKRRAGWEINGVLLHEYYFDNLTPGGTDSKESKFAEAIARQFGSFDDWKKDMLGVAKMPGVGWAVTYFDPARKQFDNYWIDRHDVGHPAGHSPIVVLDLWEHAWSAYLKPTERAKYLDDFFANVSWKAIDGRLGNI, from the coding sequence ATGGCCTGGACCCCTGCAAAATATGTCGCGAAAGATTATTCGTCACTGAAAGACCTTCAAGGCATTACGAACGACCAAGTTGCCGTTCACCTGACGCTCTACAATGGGTACGTCACGCGCTCGAACAAGCTCAATGAAACGCTTGCGTCCATGGTTGCGGACGGCAAGGCGAGCAGCTTCGAGTACAACGAGTTGAAGCGTCGTGCCGGCTGGGAAATCAACGGCGTTTTGCTTCACGAGTACTATTTCGACAATCTCACGCCGGGCGGAACCGACAGCAAAGAGAGCAAGTTTGCCGAAGCGATTGCGCGGCAATTCGGCAGCTTCGACGACTGGAAGAAGGACATGCTGGGCGTTGCGAAAATGCCGGGCGTTGGTTGGGCGGTCACCTATTTCGATCCCGCTCGCAAGCAATTCGACAATTACTGGATTGACCGGCACGACGTAGGGCACCCCGCCGGCCACTCGCCCATCGTCGTGCTCGACCTTTGGGAGCATGCTTGGAGCGCCTATTTGAAGCCGACCGAGCGCGCCAAGTACCTCGATGACTTCTTCGCCAACGTTTCTTGGAAAGCGATCGACGGCCGGCTCGGCAACATCTGA
- the arfB gene encoding aminoacyl-tRNA hydrolase translates to MNAQPSLPPSITIVVTKDVYIPESALTVTATRASGPGGQNVNKVASKVDVRVDLSAITGLDEAARARLAAKAQSRLDADGKLRVTSQKTRDQVKNIADAYEKIRALVAASLVSPKPRKPTRPSKRAVEKRLDEKKQTSLRKKRRAGRVED, encoded by the coding sequence ATGAATGCCCAGCCTTCGCTCCCGCCAAGCATCACAATCGTCGTTACGAAGGACGTTTACATTCCCGAGAGCGCGCTGACCGTAACGGCCACGCGTGCGTCGGGGCCTGGCGGACAGAATGTCAACAAGGTGGCTTCCAAGGTGGACGTGCGGGTCGATCTTTCGGCCATCACGGGTCTCGACGAGGCTGCACGAGCTCGTCTTGCCGCGAAGGCGCAATCACGGCTCGACGCCGATGGCAAATTGCGAGTTACAAGCCAAAAAACTCGAGATCAAGTCAAAAATATTGCGGATGCATACGAAAAGATCCGGGCCCTCGTCGCGGCATCCTTGGTAAGTCCAAAGCCTCGAAAGCCCACGCGTCCGTCCAAACGTGCCGTGGAAAAACGCCTCGACGAAAAAAAGCAAACCTCGCTCCGGAAAAAGCGGCGAGCGGGCCGTGTCGAGGATTGA
- a CDS encoding TIGR02594 family protein, whose amino-acid sequence MLRPTLRMPCGYGDAGPHLRDEVRQLQQQLRRWGYNVPADGQFGPRTDAIVRDFQRKRGLKVDGIVGPGTWDAVLAADAKNIGSSFVDRHADTPDTDPAVNAKPASGDGPAWMKVAKKEEGTREVRGRAANPRIIAYHATTGLRARSDEVAWCSSFVNWCMKQCGIRGTDSAAAASWKKWGSSSTSRYGAIAVVYNAGMANSSLTATGNHVAFLVEETKTHWVLLGGNQSNSVKVSQYSKAKWKLLAMRWPSS is encoded by the coding sequence ATGCTACGCCCGACGTTGCGCATGCCTTGTGGATATGGCGATGCTGGACCGCACTTGCGTGACGAAGTGCGACAGTTGCAGCAGCAGCTACGGCGATGGGGATACAACGTGCCGGCCGACGGTCAGTTTGGTCCGCGTACGGATGCCATCGTGCGCGATTTTCAGCGCAAGCGAGGGCTGAAAGTCGACGGCATCGTTGGTCCGGGCACGTGGGACGCAGTGCTCGCGGCCGACGCGAAAAACATCGGCAGCAGCTTCGTCGATCGACACGCGGACACACCGGATACTGATCCAGCAGTGAATGCGAAGCCGGCTTCGGGTGATGGTCCGGCGTGGATGAAGGTCGCCAAAAAGGAGGAAGGGACGCGCGAAGTGCGCGGAAGAGCGGCCAATCCGCGCATCATTGCGTACCATGCGACCACCGGCTTGCGTGCGCGTTCGGATGAAGTGGCGTGGTGTTCGTCATTCGTGAATTGGTGCATGAAGCAGTGCGGAATACGGGGGACTGATTCCGCAGCAGCGGCGAGCTGGAAGAAGTGGGGCAGCTCGTCGACGTCACGTTATGGCGCCATCGCGGTCGTGTACAACGCTGGCATGGCGAATTCCAGCCTCACGGCGACGGGAAACCACGTTGCATTTCTCGTCGAAGAGACGAAAACGCATTGGGTGTTGCTCGGGGGCAATCAGAGCAATTCGGTGAAGGTATCGCAGTATTCGAAGGCCAAGTGGAAGCTTCTCGCGATGCGATGGCCGTCGAGTTGA
- a CDS encoding GAF domain-containing protein, translating to MAESTPDVRNLAKPVAYDELGSAFRACLEGITDPTAAMATASALLHHGFGHLWTGFYRVVRPNLLRVGPYQGTLGCLEIPFGKGVCGTAAQERRTVIVADVHVFPGHITCDARSRSEIVVPVFDVSGALIAVLDIDSDRPNAFDDEDRENLERLMRWFAEKPLEE from the coding sequence ATGGCCGAGTCGACACCTGACGTGCGTAACCTGGCAAAGCCCGTCGCATACGACGAATTGGGCAGCGCATTCCGAGCTTGTCTCGAGGGGATCACGGATCCCACTGCTGCCATGGCGACTGCGAGCGCACTTTTGCATCATGGATTCGGCCATTTGTGGACGGGTTTTTACCGCGTGGTCCGGCCGAATCTCCTGCGCGTCGGACCTTATCAAGGGACGCTCGGGTGCCTCGAAATCCCTTTCGGCAAAGGGGTATGCGGCACTGCGGCGCAAGAGCGACGCACGGTCATCGTCGCGGATGTGCATGTGTTTCCGGGTCACATCACCTGCGATGCTCGTTCCCGTTCCGAAATCGTCGTGCCGGTATTCGACGTTTCCGGCGCGCTCATCGCGGTGCTCGACATCGATTCGGATCGGCCGAACGCGTTCGACGACGAAGATCGAGAAAATCTCGAGCGACTCATGAGATGGTTCGCAGAGAAGCCGCTCGAGGAGTAA